Genomic window (Paraglaciecola psychrophila 170):
AAAATTGGAGAAGCATGTGAATTTTTCTTCAAATTCAGTAATATCACCCAAGTATATTTAACTTATCTCTGTTTATTATTTCTCGTCTTTCAATCAATAAGTCACCATTAATTTTAGACGCCTCTAATTAGTATATGGATTGTCTTAATATCGAGAGGTATTTTATAAACATCTAATGATAAATAAACTACAAAATTGAAAGTCTAAAAAATGATATAAATAGCCTAATACAAAGTTTATACATAACAAGCTGCTTTATAGCAGCTCCATGACCAAGTACTCTTTGAAAGGTCGATGCTTGTAATTAAGTTTGCTTCAGACGAATCGATAGCAGTTCAATCTCGGTTCCGCCCAAACTTGTCATGACTACTCACCCAATGCCCGCCAATCACTGCACATGCTAAAGAAATATCTCCAGCAAGAACTGTTGCAGCCACAATTTCTGCTAACTTGTTTGCTTTTCCAGTGCCATAACAATCAAGTATTTCCAAACACTCTTTTTGGGTCGGTAAACCTGTACCGCCTCCATAGGTAGCCACAATTAAAGAAGGCAATGTCACAGACAGATAAAAATCGCCATTATCTAACAATTCATGAGAGAGCAAACCAGCATGAGACTCAACCACGTTAGCTTCATCTTGCCCAGTGGCGATAAATAATGACGCAATACCATTAGCTGAGTGTGGCCCATTATATGCAGCGCCCGCCATCATAGCGCCGGTATTAGCCAATACTGTCGCCCGGGCCAACATTTTGGTATCTACCTTCATGATCTTTTGAACTATATCTTTTTTCAGCACGACTTCTGCAATAACCCGTTTTCCTCGGGAATGCAGCATGTTCAAGTGTGAGTGTTTTTTATCTGTATCCATATTTCCTGATAGCAAATACTCACATTCGCCTGGGTATTCTTTGACGATCCATTCACAAGCTACCAGCGTGGCCTTGCCCACCATATTTTGCCCAGCCGCATCTCCCGTTGTATAGTTGAATCGTAGATAACGTGTTTTCGACACTGACCACTGCATAATGTGCTCTAGTTTACCAATTCGCGTAGTCGTTTCAGCTTGTTGCTTAATCTCTAAAAAATGCTCATCTATCCATTGACCAAAATCCCGCGCTTCTCTGGCGTTGGAAAAGATAAAGGCCGGTGATCGCTGCATAAATTGTTCAACTACTGTGGTATGCACACCACCACATTCATTGAGCAAGCGCATACCACGACTATAACTTGCTACTAGTGTGCCTTCGGTTGTCGCCAATGGAACATGAAAATAACCTTGCGCATGCTCACCGTGGACCAACATTGGGCCTGCAATACCCACAGGCATTTGTACCACACCAATAAAGTTTTCAATATTGCCAGGCAAAACACTCGGATCAATTGAATAATGTCCAGTGTGTAGTAAATCAGCACCTGTTTGTTGGGTTAAATATTCACGACGTTTTTGCGCCCACTCATGGCTATGATCATTAAGCGTATTTCGTGGGATCCTATGTTTTCTGGCCATTATACTTGATCCTTCATTAAATAATGTTTGTCCTATAACAAGACTATGCAAACAGTTTGCCAATAAATTTTAACTAAGAATAATGACCAAAGCATGAATGTAC
Coding sequences:
- a CDS encoding hydroxymethylglutaryl-CoA reductase, translated to MARKHRIPRNTLNDHSHEWAQKRREYLTQQTGADLLHTGHYSIDPSVLPGNIENFIGVVQMPVGIAGPMLVHGEHAQGYFHVPLATTEGTLVASYSRGMRLLNECGGVHTTVVEQFMQRSPAFIFSNAREARDFGQWIDEHFLEIKQQAETTTRIGKLEHIMQWSVSKTRYLRFNYTTGDAAGQNMVGKATLVACEWIVKEYPGECEYLLSGNMDTDKKHSHLNMLHSRGKRVIAEVVLKKDIVQKIMKVDTKMLARATVLANTGAMMAGAAYNGPHSANGIASLFIATGQDEANVVESHAGLLSHELLDNGDFYLSVTLPSLIVATYGGGTGLPTQKECLEILDCYGTGKANKLAEIVAATVLAGDISLACAVIGGHWVSSHDKFGRNRD